The Saprospiraceae bacterium genome includes a window with the following:
- a CDS encoding dipeptidase yields MKYWIVLLLLTSGNIYSQSIKNDDALLIKANKLAQKFIIADGHVDLPYRLKVTNFKLQKEYLGIPYQSNSGDFDYLRAKKGGLDAPFMSIYIPASTQLDGGAKELADSLINMVNYIAQNQPQYFSIAFSPKDVKKAKKQGKIALPMGMENGAPVENDLTLIPYFKKRGISYITLTHSKDNKICDSSYDTTRTWRGLSPYGYKVLDEMQKSGIMVDISHVSDSTFYQTLRYVKVPVIASHSSCRKFTPGFERNMDDDMIKMLPKNGGVIMVNFGTSFFDNNIGKRNDSLRNIYLTQLSEKGWKDGSEEAKMFAETFQKQHPKLYADVETVADHIDHIVALAGVDYVGFGSDFDGVGDSLPTGLKDVSQYPNLIYVLLKRGYSEKDIKKMCSGNLFRVWSKVLKSKG; encoded by the coding sequence ATGAAATACTGGATAGTTTTATTATTACTAACATCAGGAAACATATATAGCCAATCGATCAAAAATGATGATGCTCTTTTAATAAAAGCTAATAAACTGGCGCAAAAATTTATTATCGCAGATGGACATGTAGACCTGCCTTACAGACTCAAAGTGACCAACTTTAAACTTCAAAAAGAATATCTTGGTATTCCCTATCAGTCAAATTCGGGAGATTTTGACTATCTAAGGGCAAAAAAAGGCGGTCTTGATGCGCCATTTATGTCGATATACATACCAGCCAGTACTCAATTAGATGGCGGAGCAAAAGAGCTTGCAGATAGTCTCATCAATATGGTCAACTATATAGCTCAAAATCAGCCACAGTATTTCAGTATTGCATTTAGCCCCAAAGATGTTAAAAAAGCTAAAAAACAAGGAAAAATAGCCTTGCCTATGGGTATGGAAAATGGTGCTCCTGTAGAAAATGACTTAACACTCATACCCTATTTCAAAAAAAGGGGCATTTCATACATCACACTTACACACTCAAAAGACAATAAGATATGTGATTCGTCCTACGACACTACCAGAACCTGGAGAGGCCTCAGTCCTTATGGGTATAAGGTGCTCGACGAAATGCAAAAATCAGGTATCATGGTAGATATTTCTCATGTATCGGACAGTACATTCTATCAGACCTTAAGATATGTCAAAGTGCCCGTGATTGCGTCACACTCCAGTTGCAGGAAATTTACCCCGGGATTTGAAAGAAATATGGATGATGATATGATCAAAATGTTGCCAAAGAATGGCGGAGTCATTATGGTCAATTTCGGTACATCTTTTTTCGATAACAACATTGGGAAACGGAATGACAGCCTGCGGAACATCTATTTGACTCAACTCTCAGAAAAAGGTTGGAAAGATGGCTCAGAAGAAGCAAAAATGTTTGCTGAAACGTTTCAGAAACAACATCCAAAACTATATGCTGATGTCGAAACAGTAGCAGATCATATAGACCACATAGTAGCTCTTGCCGGTGTAGATTATGTTGGATTCGGGTCGGATTTTGATGGTGTGGGTGATTCCTTACCCACGGGATTGAAAGATGTGAGTCAATACCCAAATCTGATATATGTGCTCCTGAAAAGAGGATACTCAGAAAAAGATATCAAAAAAATGTGTAGCGGAAACTTGTTCAGAGTGTGGAGTAAAGTACTTAAAAGTAAAGGATAA
- a CDS encoding paraquat-inducible protein A — protein sequence MKYFVYFLLAILGMLAFRNGGSLIRSYAALHILKEDLAEINRVNYGLFNMQLWKKEAMRVFENRIGQFEISEKAYSQVEKELEKYLHGINKEYIESGKIFTNIFADAEKNPSVNKVFLKLIKDNTAPQIKNLEIKRYIPGMAVQLADELKKQEPQLRDIMRNELKKILTDTDSTTINDPREMIYSKYGVTEQKAATELLNEKISVIKSDIEKDVQFVFWIGIAGFLLFWALFMYNGYLSNITSMTFISVVMLILGVSLPMIDLEALLNAFEINIIGTTIGFDKQYIYYQSKSILDVTETLISSGGIDLKIVGYMVLCFSVLFPFVKLILTVLYLFSSQIRDNRWVQNIIFYLGKWSMADVFVVALFMAYIGFYGILNSQLQAIENNKGGFAVETINNSSLSPGALFFTSYCIMSIILGIVVNKRISKIE from the coding sequence ATGAAATATTTTGTTTATTTTTTATTAGCAATTTTGGGTATGTTAGCTTTCCGAAATGGCGGCTCTTTGATTCGTTCATATGCTGCTTTGCACATACTCAAGGAAGATCTGGCTGAAATCAATAGGGTCAATTATGGGCTTTTTAATATGCAATTATGGAAAAAAGAAGCAATGCGGGTATTTGAAAACAGAATTGGGCAATTCGAAATTTCAGAAAAAGCTTACAGTCAGGTAGAAAAAGAACTTGAAAAATATCTGCACGGAATCAATAAAGAATATATCGAAAGTGGTAAAATATTCACCAACATTTTTGCCGATGCAGAAAAAAATCCTAGTGTAAATAAAGTATTTCTGAAACTGATAAAGGATAATACAGCTCCGCAGATTAAAAATCTGGAAATAAAACGATACATCCCGGGCATGGCTGTTCAGCTTGCTGACGAATTGAAAAAACAAGAGCCACAATTGAGGGATATCATGCGAAATGAACTCAAAAAGATATTGACTGATACGGATTCCACTACTATAAATGACCCTAGAGAAATGATATATTCAAAGTATGGTGTGACTGAACAGAAAGCAGCAACTGAATTATTGAACGAAAAAATCAGTGTGATAAAAAGTGATATCGAAAAAGATGTTCAGTTTGTTTTTTGGATTGGAATTGCAGGTTTTCTGTTATTCTGGGCATTGTTCATGTATAACGGTTACCTTTCTAATATCACATCCATGACATTTATTTCGGTAGTGATGCTGATATTGGGTGTGTCATTGCCTATGATAGATCTTGAAGCTTTGCTGAATGCTTTTGAAATCAACATTATCGGGACAACAATAGGTTTTGACAAACAATATATCTATTACCAAAGTAAATCTATCCTTGATGTGACAGAAACCCTGATAAGTAGTGGTGGCATAGATCTGAAAATAGTAGGGTATATGGTGCTTTGTTTCAGCGTGTTATTTCCATTCGTCAAACTGATACTTACTGTTTTATATCTTTTCAGCTCCCAAATACGTGATAACAGATGGGTACAAAATATTATTTTTTACTTGGGCAAATGGAGTATGGCAGACGTATTTGTGGTCGCATTGTTTATGGCATATATAGGATTTTATGGTATCCTTAATTCTCAATTACAAGCTATTGAAAACAATAAGGGAGGTTTTGCTGTAGAAACTATCAATAATTCATCACTATCTCCGGGTGCCTTATTTTTTACTTCTTATTGCATTATGTCTATCATCCTGGGTATAGTAGTCAATAAGAGGATTTCTAAAATTGAATAA
- a CDS encoding T9SS type A sorting domain-containing protein gives MRYILLIISLQWNIPIFSQAFPERHSTNLSDSWLSCQTTANPNPARSTSHWIMYNLGDTYSLNKSTIWNLNVPERINSYDNQAWSISRLPGRTEDGMKDIIIAISINGTTWTEWGRFTIPKAPASGFYQGVSGPDFLGKIAKYILITGVSNHGGSCYGLSEIKFNGTVATVNSIPDILEGVTMSASPNPFTQQTVILLTGLPPGEISVDISDITGRQVKSFLHQVKNITEELIVQRDGLPSGLYTFKVIKNDRVKTIKIQIL, from the coding sequence ATGAGATACATTCTGTTAATTATATCCTTACAGTGGAATATTCCTATCTTTTCACAGGCATTTCCTGAAAGGCATTCAACCAACCTGTCTGATAGTTGGCTATCATGCCAGACAACAGCAAATCCAAATCCTGCAAGAAGCACCAGTCATTGGATCATGTACAATTTAGGTGATACATATAGCCTGAACAAATCTACCATCTGGAACCTGAATGTTCCTGAAAGAATCAATTCGTATGATAATCAGGCATGGAGCATTTCCAGATTGCCTGGCAGGACAGAGGACGGAATGAAAGACATCATAATTGCTATTTCTATCAATGGTACTACCTGGACAGAATGGGGAAGATTTACGATTCCCAAGGCTCCTGCTTCGGGATTTTACCAGGGAGTTTCGGGTCCGGATTTCCTTGGAAAAATAGCAAAATATATTTTAATTACCGGGGTTTCCAATCACGGGGGATCTTGTTATGGACTTAGTGAGATAAAATTTAATGGCACTGTAGCGACTGTCAATAGTATCCCTGATATTTTGGAAGGAGTGACTATGTCAGCATCTCCAAATCCATTTACCCAACAGACTGTGATCCTCCTTACCGGCCTTCCACCCGGAGAAATCTCAGTAGATATTTCAGACATTACCGGAAGACAAGTCAAAAGTTTTTTACATCAGGTTAAAAACATTACTGAGGAACTTATAGTACAAAGAGATGGACTACCATCTGGGCTATACACATTCAAAGTAATAAAAAATGATAGGGTAAAAACCATCAAAATACAAATA